The proteins below come from a single Rhodanobacter sp. LX-99 genomic window:
- a CDS encoding RNA-binding S4 domain-containing protein → MQTIDFELEGDYVELNLLLKLVGLCDSGGAGKAIVASGAVRVDGAMELRKTCKIHAGQVVGIDDVEIRVLADPHS, encoded by the coding sequence ATGCAAACCATCGACTTTGAACTGGAAGGCGACTACGTCGAGCTCAACCTGCTGCTGAAGCTGGTCGGCCTGTGCGACAGCGGCGGCGCCGGCAAGGCGATCGTGGCCAGCGGCGCGGTGCGTGTCGACGGCGCGATGGAGCTGCGCAAGACCTGCAAGATCCACGCGGGCCAGGTGGTCGGCATCGACGACGTGGAGATCCGCGTGCTGGCCGATCCGCATTCCTAA
- a CDS encoding arylamine N-acetyltransferase gives MHGSIDLDAYLRRIGWHGGVAADEATLRGLAVAHVAAIPFENLNPLLGLPVELDTPALERKLVHDGRGGYCFEQNLLFAAVLRAIGFEVSGLIARVLWQHPEDAVTAQTHMLLRVELDGGSWLTDVGFGGQVLTGALRLQADVEQPTGHEPFRLVVRDGDWRMQSLVRGQWLSLYRFDLRPSQLVDYVVANHYVSTHPASRFPSNLIAARTTADRRMSLLNHEYTVRRLGREPERHSLRDSAAIRRVLEDEFLLRLPVHADLDRRLDSLPG, from the coding sequence ATGCACGGTTCCATCGATCTGGACGCCTATCTGCGGCGCATCGGCTGGCACGGCGGCGTTGCCGCCGACGAGGCCACCTTGCGCGGCCTGGCGGTGGCGCATGTGGCCGCGATCCCGTTCGAGAACCTCAACCCGCTGCTCGGCCTGCCGGTCGAACTGGATACGCCGGCACTGGAGCGAAAACTCGTGCACGACGGCCGCGGCGGCTACTGCTTCGAGCAGAACCTGCTGTTCGCCGCGGTGTTGCGGGCGATCGGATTCGAGGTGTCGGGGCTGATCGCGCGCGTGCTGTGGCAGCACCCGGAAGATGCCGTCACCGCGCAGACGCACATGCTGCTGCGCGTCGAACTGGACGGCGGCAGTTGGTTGACGGATGTCGGTTTCGGCGGCCAGGTGCTGACCGGGGCGTTGCGGCTGCAGGCCGACGTCGAACAACCGACCGGCCACGAGCCGTTCCGGCTGGTCGTGCGCGACGGCGACTGGCGCATGCAGTCGCTGGTGCGCGGGCAATGGCTGTCGCTGTACCGCTTCGACCTGCGGCCCAGCCAGTTGGTCGATTACGTGGTGGCCAACCACTACGTATCCACGCATCCGGCGTCGCGCTTCCCGAGCAACCTGATCGCAGCGCGCACCACCGCCGACCGGCGCATGAGCCTGCTCAACCATGAGTACACCGTGCGTCGGCTCGGTCGCGAACCCGAGCGGCACAGCTTGCGCGACAGCGCTGCGATACGGCGCGTGCTGGAGGATGAATTCCTGTTGCGCCTGCCCGTGCACGCCGACCTCGATCGGCGGCTGGACAGCCTGCCGGGTTAG
- a CDS encoding barstar family protein: MSPHGFDLDLTKPTQSGVYFVGVNDLDRLARAAARDELCVCRTDLAGCHDKGELLRRLAVSLQLPATFGHNWDALADCLRDLGWMPAWGYVLLFEHADELRQSAAADYDILLGILDDAATFGSDHDMPWFAFLALPDSAFDDHHPSA; encoded by the coding sequence ATGAGTCCGCACGGTTTCGACCTGGACCTGACCAAGCCCACCCAGAGCGGGGTGTACTTCGTCGGCGTCAACGATCTCGACCGGCTCGCGCGCGCCGCCGCCCGCGACGAGCTGTGCGTCTGCCGCACCGACCTCGCCGGCTGCCACGACAAGGGCGAACTGCTGCGCCGGCTCGCCGTGTCGCTGCAGCTGCCGGCCACGTTCGGCCACAACTGGGACGCCCTGGCCGACTGCCTGCGCGATCTCGGCTGGATGCCGGCCTGGGGCTACGTGCTGCTGTTCGAGCACGCCGACGAACTGCGCCAGTCCGCCGCAGCGGACTACGACATCCTGCTCGGCATCCTCGATGACGCGGCCACCTTCGGCAGCGACCACGACATGCCGTGGTTCGCGTTCCTGGCGCTGCCCGACAGCGCGTTCGACGACCATCATCCGTCCGCCTGA
- the msrA gene encoding peptide-methionine (S)-S-oxide reductase MsrA, whose protein sequence is MIRRSPLHVIPLAALLMLAVSACQPVSAASGALPAPTVDAPKTTARGEQVAVLAGGCFWGIEAVFEHVKGVHQVIAGYSGGDAATAHYDEVSEGDTGHAESVQVHYDPAEVSYGTLLQVFFSVALDPTELNRQGPDVGSQYRSAIFYGNAEQKRIASSYIAQLTAAKSFPAPIVTQVVPLKAFYPAEAYHQNYFRLHPNNPYIVYNDAPKVARLKRLFPALYQPDRQVVEVQLH, encoded by the coding sequence ATGATCCGTCGCAGCCCACTCCATGTCATCCCGCTGGCCGCCCTGCTGATGCTGGCCGTGAGCGCGTGCCAGCCGGTGTCCGCCGCCAGCGGCGCGCTCCCGGCGCCGACCGTCGATGCGCCGAAAACCACCGCCCGCGGCGAACAGGTCGCGGTGCTGGCCGGCGGCTGCTTCTGGGGCATCGAGGCGGTGTTCGAGCACGTCAAGGGCGTGCACCAGGTGATCGCCGGCTACTCCGGCGGCGACGCCGCCACTGCCCACTACGACGAGGTCAGCGAGGGCGACACCGGCCACGCCGAATCGGTGCAGGTGCACTACGACCCGGCCGAGGTCAGCTACGGCACCTTGCTGCAGGTGTTCTTCTCGGTTGCGCTCGATCCGACCGAGCTGAACCGGCAGGGCCCGGATGTCGGCAGCCAGTACCGCTCGGCGATCTTCTACGGCAACGCCGAGCAGAAGCGGATCGCCAGCAGCTACATCGCGCAACTGACCGCGGCCAAATCCTTCCCGGCACCGATCGTGACCCAGGTGGTGCCGCTGAAGGCGTTCTACCCGGCCGAGGCGTACCACCAGAACTATTTCCGCCTGCACCCGAACAACCCGTACATCGTCTACAACGACGCGCCGAAGGTGGCGCGGCTGAAGCGGCTGTTCCCGGCGCTGTACCAGCCGGACCGGCAGGTCGTGGAAGTTCAGCTGCACTGA
- the parE gene encoding DNA topoisomerase IV subunit B, which translates to MSSRYNAADIEVLSGLDPVKRRPGMYTDTTRPNHLVQEVVDNSVDEALAGHAKTIEVVLHDDGSVEVSDDGRGMPVDIHPEEGVSGVELIMTRLHAGGKFSGKNYNFSGGLHGVGVSVVNALSDRVEVTIRRDGSEYQMVFAHGDKVSPLEVIGTVPKKRSGTTLRFWPEAKYFDSPKISLGKLKHLLRAKAVLCAGLNVKLTDVASGEVVEWHYEDGLRDYLRGELDGIEALPNELFVHRMARDVEGLEVALAWLPEGELVQESYVNLIPTAQGGTHVNGLRSGLTTAVREFCDIRNLLPRGVKLAPEDVWERLAFVLSARLQDPQFAGQTKERLSSRQTAGMVENVIHDAFSLWLNQNVEMGERIAQLAIERASARLKAAKQIVRKKITQGPQLPGKLADCTATDLTRTELFLVEGDSAGGSAKQARDKEFQAILPLRGKILNTWEVESTSVLASEEVHNLAVAIGCDPGKDDLSSLRYGKVIILADADSDGLHIATLLSALFLRHFPRLVSEGHVFVAMPPLFRVDVGKQVFYCLDESEKEAMLQRIAREKMKGAVSTTRFKGLGEMNPPQLRESTIHPDTRRLVQLTVGDGDGTAKLMDMLLAKKRAGDRKSWLEEKGDLATLEV; encoded by the coding sequence ATGAGCAGTCGCTACAACGCCGCCGACATCGAAGTCCTCTCCGGCCTGGATCCGGTCAAACGCCGCCCCGGCATGTATACCGACACCACCCGCCCGAACCATCTGGTGCAGGAGGTGGTGGACAACTCGGTGGACGAGGCGCTGGCCGGCCACGCGAAGACCATCGAAGTGGTGCTGCACGACGACGGTTCGGTGGAAGTGAGCGACGACGGCCGCGGCATGCCGGTGGATATTCACCCGGAGGAAGGCGTGTCCGGCGTCGAGCTGATCATGACCCGGCTGCACGCCGGCGGCAAGTTCAGCGGCAAGAACTACAACTTCTCCGGCGGCCTGCACGGCGTCGGCGTGTCGGTGGTCAACGCGCTGTCCGATCGGGTCGAGGTGACCATCCGCCGCGACGGCTCCGAATACCAGATGGTATTCGCCCACGGCGACAAGGTCAGCCCGCTGGAAGTGATCGGCACGGTGCCGAAGAAGCGCAGCGGCACCACGTTGCGCTTCTGGCCGGAGGCGAAGTATTTCGACTCGCCGAAAATTTCGCTGGGCAAGCTCAAGCACCTGCTGCGCGCCAAGGCGGTGCTGTGCGCCGGCCTCAACGTCAAGCTCACCGATGTCGCCAGCGGCGAAGTCGTCGAATGGCATTACGAGGATGGCCTGCGCGATTACCTGCGCGGCGAACTCGACGGCATCGAGGCGTTGCCGAACGAGCTGTTCGTGCACCGCATGGCGCGCGACGTGGAGGGCCTGGAGGTGGCGCTGGCCTGGTTGCCGGAAGGCGAACTGGTGCAGGAGAGCTACGTCAACCTGATCCCCACCGCTCAGGGCGGCACCCACGTCAACGGCCTGCGCTCGGGCCTCACCACCGCGGTCCGCGAGTTCTGCGACATCCGCAACCTGCTGCCGCGCGGCGTGAAACTGGCGCCGGAAGACGTGTGGGAGCGCCTCGCGTTCGTGCTGTCCGCGCGGTTGCAGGACCCGCAGTTCGCCGGCCAGACCAAGGAGCGGCTGTCCTCGCGGCAGACCGCCGGCATGGTCGAGAACGTCATCCACGATGCCTTCAGCCTGTGGCTCAACCAGAACGTGGAGATGGGCGAGCGCATCGCCCAGCTGGCGATCGAGCGCGCCAGCGCGCGCCTGAAGGCGGCCAAGCAGATCGTGCGCAAGAAGATCACCCAGGGCCCGCAACTGCCCGGCAAGCTGGCCGACTGCACCGCCACCGATCTCACCCGCACGGAACTGTTCCTGGTCGAGGGCGACTCCGCCGGCGGCAGCGCCAAGCAGGCGCGCGACAAGGAGTTCCAGGCGATCCTGCCGCTGCGCGGCAAGATCCTCAACACCTGGGAAGTCGAATCCACTTCGGTGCTGGCGTCGGAGGAAGTGCACAACCTGGCGGTGGCGATCGGTTGCGATCCGGGCAAGGACGACCTGTCCAGCCTGCGCTACGGCAAGGTGATCATCCTCGCCGACGCCGACTCCGACGGCCTGCACATCGCCACCCTGCTGTCGGCGCTGTTCCTGCGGCATTTCCCGCGGCTGGTCAGCGAGGGCCACGTGTTCGTGGCGATGCCGCCACTGTTCCGCGTCGACGTGGGCAAGCAGGTGTTTTATTGCCTGGACGAGAGCGAGAAGGAAGCGATGCTGCAGCGGATCGCGCGCGAGAAGATGAAGGGCGCGGTCAGCACCACCCGCTTCAAGGGCCTGGGCGAGATGAACCCGCCGCAGTTGCGCGAGTCGACGATCCACCCGGACACGCGTCGCCTGGTGCAGCTCACCGTCGGCGACGGCGACGGCACCGCCAAGCTGATGGACATGCTGCTGGCCAAGAAACGCGCCGGCGACCGCAAGTCCTGGCTGGAGGAAAAGGGCGACCTGGCGACGCTGGAGGTCTGA
- a CDS encoding 3-hydroxyanthranilate 3,4-dioxygenase encodes MALLPPINLERWIDEHRHLLKPPVGNKCIVDGDFIIMVVGGPNARTDYHYDEGPEFFYQLEGEITLKVQVDGAARDIPLRAGEIFYLPPRVPHSPNRAAGSIGLVIERRRVAGEKDGLMWFCERCNHKLYEEYFVLDSIERDFPPVFERFYGSPEARTCDACGHLNPAPAKYA; translated from the coding sequence ATGGCCTTGCTGCCGCCCATCAACCTCGAGCGCTGGATCGACGAACACCGTCACCTGCTGAAGCCGCCGGTGGGCAACAAGTGCATCGTCGACGGCGACTTCATCATCATGGTCGTGGGCGGGCCGAACGCGCGCACCGACTATCACTACGACGAAGGCCCCGAGTTTTTCTACCAGCTCGAGGGCGAAATCACGCTGAAAGTGCAGGTCGACGGCGCGGCACGCGACATCCCGCTGCGCGCCGGGGAGATCTTCTACCTGCCGCCACGCGTGCCGCACTCGCCGAACCGCGCCGCCGGCTCCATCGGGCTGGTGATCGAGCGCCGCCGCGTCGCGGGCGAAAAGGACGGCCTGATGTGGTTCTGCGAACGGTGCAACCACAAGCTGTACGAGGAATACTTCGTGCTCGACAGCATCGAGCGCGACTTCCCGCCGGTGTTCGAGCGCTTCTACGGCTCGCCCGAAGCGCGCACCTGCGACGCCTGCGGCCACCTCAACCCGGCGCCTGCGAAATACGCCTAG
- a CDS encoding ABC transporter ATP-binding protein has product MPPHHSTEPAESTELTRSFLGVFRYSGRALELVWSTSRPLTIALALLTLVAGLLPAGVAYVGAHIVDAVVNASRSWTASGHASLRPVFEWVALEGVLVAALAGAQRGLSMCQSLLRAQLGQRVNVMILEKALTLQLAHFEDSEFYDKLTRARREASSRPLSLVTRTFGLGQNAISLLSYGSLLFQFSPWAVLLLLLAGLPSFFAETKFSGDAFRLFRWRSPETRMQLYLETVLAREDHAKEVKLFGLGPLLLGRYRDIFDKLYSDDRDLTVRRESWGFGLGLLGTLTLYGAYAWIAASTVVARITLGQMTMYLMLFRQGQSAVSAMLSAIGGMYEDNLYLSTLYEYLETPVPPSLGVAQRGAKPDDGIRFEHVGFTYPGAGEPTLHDINLHIRPGESLALVGQNGSGKTTLIKLLTRLYAPDSGRILLDGTDLRDWDESTLLQRIGVIFQDFARYQMRVGENVGAGDVSHFEDEARWREASDKGMASDFIDSLPAGFETQLGKWFRDGRELSGGQWQKIALARAFMRSRADILVLDEPTAAMDAAAEATIFEHFRELAGNRIAILISHRFSTVRMADQIIVIQDGRTVEHGSHEQLMALGGHYAHLFSLQAQGYR; this is encoded by the coding sequence GTGCCGCCCCACCATTCCACCGAACCCGCCGAATCGACCGAACTCACGCGCAGTTTCCTGGGCGTGTTCCGCTACAGCGGGCGCGCGCTGGAGCTGGTGTGGAGCACCAGTCGGCCGCTGACCATCGCATTGGCGCTGCTGACCCTGGTCGCCGGCCTGCTGCCGGCCGGCGTGGCCTACGTCGGTGCGCACATCGTCGACGCGGTGGTCAACGCCAGCCGGTCATGGACCGCCAGCGGCCATGCCTCGCTGCGGCCGGTATTCGAATGGGTGGCGCTGGAAGGCGTGCTGGTGGCGGCGCTGGCCGGCGCGCAGCGCGGACTGTCGATGTGCCAGTCGCTGCTGCGCGCGCAACTGGGGCAGCGCGTCAACGTGATGATCCTGGAGAAGGCGCTGACCCTGCAGCTGGCGCACTTCGAGGATTCGGAGTTCTACGACAAGCTTACCCGCGCCCGCCGCGAGGCGTCGAGCCGGCCGCTGTCACTGGTGACGCGCACGTTCGGGCTGGGCCAGAACGCGATCTCGCTGCTCAGCTACGGCAGCCTGCTGTTCCAGTTCTCGCCGTGGGCGGTGCTGCTGCTGCTGCTGGCCGGGCTGCCGTCGTTCTTTGCCGAGACGAAGTTCTCCGGCGACGCGTTCCGGCTGTTCCGCTGGCGCTCGCCGGAAACGCGCATGCAGCTGTACCTGGAAACCGTGCTGGCGCGCGAGGACCACGCCAAGGAAGTGAAGTTGTTCGGCCTCGGCCCGCTGCTGCTGGGCCGCTACCGCGACATCTTCGACAAGCTCTACAGCGACGACCGCGACCTCACCGTGCGCCGCGAGAGCTGGGGCTTCGGGCTGGGCCTGCTCGGCACGCTCACGCTGTACGGCGCGTACGCGTGGATCGCCGCCAGCACCGTGGTCGCGCGCATTACGCTGGGCCAGATGACGATGTACCTGATGCTGTTCCGCCAGGGCCAGTCGGCGGTGTCGGCGATGTTGTCGGCGATCGGCGGCATGTACGAGGACAACCTGTACCTGTCCACCCTGTACGAATACCTGGAAACCCCGGTGCCGCCTTCGTTGGGCGTCGCGCAACGCGGCGCGAAGCCCGACGACGGCATCCGCTTCGAGCACGTCGGCTTCACCTACCCCGGCGCCGGCGAACCGACGCTGCACGACATCAACCTGCACATCCGCCCCGGCGAATCGCTGGCCCTGGTCGGACAGAACGGTTCGGGCAAGACCACCCTGATCAAGCTGCTGACGCGACTGTATGCGCCTGACAGCGGCCGCATCCTGCTCGACGGCACCGACCTGCGCGACTGGGACGAAAGCACCCTGTTGCAACGCATCGGCGTGATCTTCCAGGACTTCGCGCGCTACCAGATGCGCGTGGGCGAGAACGTGGGCGCCGGCGACGTCAGCCACTTCGAGGACGAAGCGCGCTGGCGCGAGGCCAGCGACAAGGGCATGGCCAGCGACTTCATCGACAGCCTGCCGGCTGGCTTCGAGACCCAGCTCGGCAAGTGGTTCCGCGACGGCCGCGAGCTGTCCGGCGGGCAATGGCAGAAGATCGCGCTGGCGCGCGCCTTCATGCGTTCGCGTGCCGACATCCTGGTGCTGGACGAACCCACCGCGGCGATGGACGCCGCCGCCGAGGCGACCATCTTCGAGCACTTCCGCGAACTGGCCGGCAACCGTATCGCCATCCTGATCTCGCACCGCTTCTCCACCGTGCGCATGGCCGACCAGATCATCGTGATCCAGGACGGCCGCACCGTGGAACACGGCAGCCACGAACAGCTGATGGCGCTGGGCGGCCACTATGCCCACCTGTTCTCGCTGCAGGCGCAAGGCTATCGCTGA
- a CDS encoding ribonuclease domain-containing protein, with translation MRQLKPLILLAFIVLAVTLWNRHAGTPQIATGPAASADSSASPRAPDRPAGTDVPAFLPAEAHATLDRIARGGPFEHSQDGSVFGNYEGLLPQQPRGYYHEYTVETPGARNRGARRIITGGTPPVAWYYTDDHYRSFRRFEVDR, from the coding sequence ATGCGCCAACTCAAGCCTCTGATCCTGCTGGCATTCATCGTCCTTGCGGTGACGCTGTGGAACCGCCATGCCGGCACGCCGCAGATCGCCACCGGCCCGGCTGCCAGCGCGGACAGCAGCGCATCGCCCCGCGCGCCGGACCGCCCCGCCGGCACCGACGTACCCGCATTCCTGCCGGCGGAGGCACACGCCACGCTGGATCGGATCGCTCGCGGCGGCCCGTTCGAACACAGCCAGGACGGTAGCGTGTTCGGCAACTACGAGGGCCTGCTGCCGCAGCAGCCGCGCGGCTACTACCACGAATACACGGTGGAAACGCCCGGCGCGCGCAACCGCGGCGCGCGGCGCATCATCACCGGCGGCACGCCGCCGGTAGCCTGGTACTACACCGACGATCATTACCGCAGCTTCCGCCGTTTCGAGGTGGACCGATGA
- a CDS encoding amino acid permease → MIKGLFATHAIEAMPHVDAGEPVEGSSAGEVTLKRALTARHLVMLGIGAVIGAGIFAITGTAAAQFAGPALILSFLIAAVACGLAGMCYAEFAAMLPVSGSAYSYSYATLGEVVAWFVGWALVLEYLFAASTVAVAWSGYFGEMLRMLSSMTGLNFNLPAALSSAPLTFATGGHKLVFTGALVNLPAVLIVGAISWLCYLGITQSAAVNAIIVAIKVSVILLFLVVMFNYINADLWHPFIPANEGGSKFGWSGIYRGATLVFFAYIGFDAVSTAAGEARNPQRDMPIGILGSLLICTVLYVAMAAVMTGTTPFRMLNTPEPVATAINYVLGTVAAGSASSYLLGALKILVVFAALAGLSSVVLVMLMGQPRIFYSMSRDGLLPPALGRVHPKHRTPYIGTILVGVIACILAGLFPVDVLGDLVSMGTLLAFATVCIGVLVLRRTRPDLPRAFRVPLPWIVCPLGAAACLFLFWQAFKERWPLMLGWIAIGFLIYVFYGYRNSKLRQNAH, encoded by the coding sequence ATGATAAAAGGTCTATTTGCCACTCACGCCATTGAGGCGATGCCTCATGTGGACGCCGGCGAACCCGTCGAAGGCAGCTCTGCCGGCGAGGTCACGCTGAAGCGGGCACTGACCGCACGCCACCTGGTGATGCTTGGCATCGGTGCGGTGATCGGCGCCGGCATCTTCGCCATCACCGGCACGGCGGCCGCACAATTCGCTGGCCCCGCCTTGATTCTCAGCTTCCTGATTGCCGCCGTCGCTTGTGGCCTGGCCGGCATGTGTTACGCGGAATTCGCCGCGATGCTGCCGGTGTCCGGCAGCGCCTACTCTTATTCCTACGCCACCCTGGGCGAAGTGGTCGCCTGGTTCGTCGGCTGGGCGCTGGTACTCGAATACCTGTTCGCCGCCTCGACCGTGGCGGTGGCCTGGTCGGGCTACTTCGGCGAAATGCTGCGCATGCTCAGTTCGATGACGGGGCTGAATTTCAACTTGCCGGCGGCACTCTCCTCGGCCCCGCTTACCTTCGCCACAGGAGGCCACAAGCTGGTGTTCACCGGCGCCCTGGTCAACCTGCCAGCCGTCCTGATCGTCGGTGCGATCAGCTGGCTTTGCTATCTCGGCATCACGCAGTCGGCGGCGGTCAACGCGATCATCGTGGCCATCAAGGTGAGTGTGATCCTGCTGTTCCTGGTGGTGATGTTCAACTACATCAACGCCGACCTGTGGCACCCGTTCATTCCGGCCAACGAAGGCGGCTCGAAGTTCGGCTGGAGCGGCATCTACCGCGGCGCCACCCTGGTGTTCTTTGCCTACATCGGATTCGACGCGGTCTCCACCGCAGCCGGTGAGGCCAGGAACCCGCAGCGCGACATGCCGATCGGCATTCTCGGCTCGCTGCTGATCTGCACCGTGCTGTATGTGGCGATGGCCGCGGTCATGACCGGCACGACGCCGTTCCGCATGCTCAATACGCCTGAGCCGGTCGCTACCGCGATCAACTATGTGCTCGGCACCGTCGCTGCCGGCAGCGCATCCAGCTATCTCCTGGGCGCGCTGAAGATCCTGGTGGTGTTCGCCGCCCTCGCGGGTTTGAGTTCGGTGGTGCTGGTGATGCTGATGGGCCAGCCGCGCATCTTCTATTCGATGTCGCGCGACGGCCTGCTGCCGCCGGCACTGGGGCGCGTGCATCCGAAACACCGCACGCCCTATATCGGCACCATCCTGGTGGGCGTGATCGCCTGCATCCTTGCCGGCCTGTTCCCGGTGGACGTGCTCGGCGACCTGGTCTCGATGGGCACCTTGCTGGCCTTCGCCACCGTCTGCATCGGCGTGCTGGTGCTGCGTCGCACGCGACCGGATCTGCCGCGCGCGTTCCGCGTGCCGCTGCCGTGGATCGTCTGCCCGCTGGGTGCTGCTGCCTGCCTGTTCCTGTTCTGGCAGGCTTTCAAGGAGCGCTGGCCGCTGATGCTTGGCTGGATCGCGATCGGCTTCCTGATCTACGTCTTCTACGGCTATCGCAACAGCAAGTTGCGCCAGAACGCCCACTGA
- a CDS encoding NUDIX hydrolase, with protein sequence MQQPAIIMIDAIRRYRDQWQGEAAIAAQFETFLHTHANAFERSNATGHFTGSSWLVSADGARVLLMHHRKLDRWLQPGGHADGDADLARVALREAQEETGVAGLRVEGGIFDIDRHRIPARADEPEHWHYDVRYVVRAGAEDRFAVNPESRALAWRAVADVAADASLDASLRRMAHKWLGRSSAP encoded by the coding sequence ATGCAACAGCCAGCCATCATCATGATCGACGCAATCCGGCGCTACCGTGACCAATGGCAGGGGGAGGCGGCGATAGCCGCGCAGTTCGAGACATTCCTGCATACGCACGCGAATGCATTCGAGCGCAGCAACGCGACTGGCCATTTCACCGGTTCGAGCTGGCTGGTGAGTGCGGACGGCGCACGCGTGTTGTTGATGCATCACCGCAAGCTGGATCGTTGGCTGCAACCGGGCGGCCATGCCGATGGCGATGCCGACCTGGCGCGCGTGGCGTTGCGCGAGGCGCAGGAGGAAACCGGCGTCGCCGGCCTGCGCGTCGAAGGCGGCATCTTCGATATCGACAGGCATCGCATTCCGGCGCGCGCCGATGAGCCGGAGCACTGGCATTACGACGTGCGTTACGTGGTGCGTGCGGGGGCTGAAGATCGCTTCGCGGTGAATCCCGAATCGCGCGCGCTGGCGTGGCGAGCGGTGGCGGATGTGGCCGCTGATGCCAGCCTCGATGCTTCGCTGCGGCGGATGGCGCACAAGTGGCTGGGCCGTTCATCGGCTCCGTAG